Genomic window (Candidatus Methylomirabilota bacterium):
CATCCACGTCAACGACACCGAGCCCGACGTCCGCGCCTTCCTCGCGGCCCACCGCGCCACCTACCCCGTCGCGCTGGACCCGGGCCTCCGGGTCGCCAACCGCTTCGGCTTCAAGCGGGCGCCGTACACGGTGGTCGTCAACAAGCGCGGCGAGATCGCGGCGCGGCTCGACGCGACGGCCGACCTGATGCGCCTCGCCGCGGCGATCGACGCCGCCCTCAAGCCTCCGGCCCGCCGCAAGGCGTCGACCCGCGCGTCCTGACAGCGGCCGGGGCCGCGCGTGGAGCTTTCCGTCTTCCTTCGCGGGCTCGCCATCGGCTTCGGGATCGCCGCGCCCGTCGGCCCGATCGGCATCCTCTGCATCCGCCGCACGCTCGCCGACGGCCGCACCGTCAGCGAGCTCTTCCTGTGCTACCTGGGTGTCCGGACATGGATGGCCGCGCCCGCCGCGACAGCGGAGGCATCCCGCCGCGGACCGGGGCTCTTGACCACCTAGCCTGCTCTATTCACGAACGCGTGTTCCGCGTCCGATGTGCCCCCTCACCCTGTCCCTCTCCCCCTCCGGGGGCGAGGGGATCGAAACGGCTCCCTCTCCCTCGGAGAAGGAGAGGGTCGGGGTGAGGGTGGCGCATGTGTTCACGCATAATCCCGCCTGGGCCACGATCTTCGCCCTGACCGTCACGAACCCGACGACCATCCTCTCCTTCGCGGCGATCTTCGCCGGGCTGGGTCTCGGAGGCGGCGCCGGCGGCTACGGCCCCGCCACGCTCATGGTGGCGGGCGTCTTCCTGGGCTCGGCCTTCTGGTGGCTCCTGCTCAGCACCGGTGTCGGCTTCCTCCGCTCTGCTATCACGCCGGCCCACCTGCGCTGGGTGAATCGCGGCGCCGCCGTCATCATCACGGCCTTCGGGCTCGGCGCCCTCCTGAGCCTGCTCGCCTGAGCCGTCCGAGCCCTGGCCGAGAGCCAACAATGCCTTGGCCAGCCGAAGAATGGCCTAAGATACGATAGCACCTCAAGTGGCTCCGCTTGCCCGAGGAGAGCCGATTGCAGCGACATGGATGGCTGAACTGAGCGGGAGGATACAGTGATAGACCGTCGCACGTTCCTTGCTGGCACTGGTGCGGTTCTCCTTGCCGCGCCGCTCGCCGCCGAGGCGCAGCCGGCGGGGAAGGTTTTGCCTGGGGACCCCGCTCCGCGTAAAGTAATCCTTGAACTCCAGCAGGCGCTCGCTCACGCGCTTGAACGCCTCCAAGCCATGGACGAGGCAGGTGTGCTGAGCCACGTCTCCGACCACTATCGAACCGACCCGCTCACGAAGGCTGCCATCCGTGAGCAGCTTCGTGTGATGTTTGCGCTCTACGACACTCTCCGAGCGCAGGTCCGTATTGACGAAGCGCGGACGGCGGGAGAACAAGCGTGGGTCTACTCGACGGGCGAAGTCTCGGGGCGGCTACGGTGGCTTGGCACGTGGACGCCTATCCTCTCTTGGCAGCACGAGCCAGAGGTCGCGCAGCGAGAGCAGGGAGTCTGGCGGCTCTACGGCTACCAGCAGTAACCGTCGTGCCGACAGCGCTCGAGGTCCGCGGGTGAGCCGTCCGAGCCCTTGACCTTCGGATGCGCCCGGCATAGCCTCGGGCAACGCCGCGCCATGATGCCGACTCCCCGGAGGCCCGAGTGACCGCCGCTGCGCCCATCGCCATCGAAGGCGTCGGCAAGCGCTACGTGACGCCGAGCGGTCCCATTCCCGCCGTCGATGGGGTCAGCCTGACGGTGCGCCCGCGCGAGTTCGTCTCGCTCCTGGGCCCGAGCGGCTGCGGCAAGTCTACCGTGCTCGCCATGATCGGCGGTCTCGTGCGCCCGGACTCGGGCTCCATCCTGATCGACGGCGAGCCGGTCACGGGCCCGAACCCGAAGAAGGTCGCCCTCGTCTTCCAGGACCCCGGACTCTTCCCGTGGCGCACGGCGCTCGACAACGTCGGCTTCGGCCTCGAGCTCCTGGGCGTGCCGTCCGCGCGCCGGCGCGAGATCGCGCTGGGACTGCTCGAGCCCATGGGGCTCAAGGGCTTCGAGGCTAAGTACCCGCGCGAGCTCTCGGGCGGCATGCGCCAGCGGGTCGCCATCGCGCGGGCGCTGGCGCTCGACACGCCCATCCTCTTGATGGACGAGCCCTTCGGCGCGCTCGACGAGCAGACGCGGCTCCTCATGGGCGAGTGGCTCGTCGGGGTGCGCCGGCGCACCGCGCGGACCATCGTGTTCGTCACGCACAGCCTCCACGAGGCGATTGCGCTGTCCGACCGCATCGCAGTCATGACGGCCCGGCCAGGGTCCATCAAGGACGTGATCGAGGTGCCCCTGCCCTACCCCCGCGCCCTCGATGGGCCCGAGGCCGTCGCACTCCACGCCAAGCTCTGGGCGCAAGTGCGCGAGGAATCTTTGAGGGCAATGGACGGACAACGGTGAGGGCGTGGCTCTGGTGAGGGTGTGGCTCTGGCGCGCGGCGGTGCTGCTGGCGGCGCTCGCCGTCTGGGAGGCCGCGGCGCGCATGCTCAACCCCATCCTCTACGTCGGGCCCTCGCGCCTGCCAGGAGCGCTCGGCCGCGTGCTCGCGACCCGCGACCTGCCGCCGCTCGCAGGCCACGTATGGCTCACGCTGGGCGAGATCGCGGCGGCCTACGCGCTCGCCGTCGCGGGCGGGCTGTGGGTCGGCTTCCTCCTCGGTCTCCGGAAAACGCTCGGGCGGATCTACGAGCCGCTGTTGGCGGCGCTCTACGCCGTGCCGAGCGTGGTCTGGTACCCCTCGCTCATGCTGTTCTTCGGTCTCGGCCCCGCCTCCAAGATCGCCTTCGGCGTCCTGCTCGGCTTCTTTCCCGTGACGCTCTCGGTGCTCGCGGGCATCCGCCAGGTGCCGGCGACCCTCGTCACCGTCGCGCAGTCCATGGGCGCCGGACCATGGACGCTGTTCCGCAAGGTCATGCTGCCCGCCATGGCCTCGACCATGGTCGGCGGATTGCGCACGGGGCTGGCGCTCTCCGTCGTGGGCGTCCTCGTCGGCGAGCTCATCGGCGCCCGCGCCGGGCTCGGCTACGTGATCAACTACGCGTACGGGCTCATGATGACGGCCGAGTACGCGGCGCTCGTCGTGCTCGTCGCGGCGGCGGTGCTGCTGCTCGACGGCGTGGGCTCGCTGATCGAGGGACGGGTGAAGCGATGGGCCGGATGAAGGTGCTCGCATGCCAGGCACTGTCCGCTACGGTGGCGCTCTTCGCCTGGGAGGCGGCGGTACGCTGGGGCGTGGTCGACCCGCTCTTCGTCCCGGCGCCGTCGGCGGTTCTCCGTGTTTTCGTGGCGACGGCGGCCGACACCCTGCCGCGCCTCGGCGACACGCTCGTCAAGACGCTTCTGGGCTACGCGCTCGCCGTCGGCGTGGGCGTGCCGGCCGGGCTCCTGCTGGGCTCGCGGCCGACGGCGCACGCGGTCGCCATGCCGTATGTCGTGGCCCTCTATGGCATCCCGAAGATCCTAATCCTGCCGTGGATCGCCCTCATCTTCGGCATAGGGCTCTCGACGGCGGCGCTCTCGGCGGCGGTGTTCGCGATCTTCCCTGTGGTCGTGCTGGTCGCCGCCGGCACCCGTGACGTCGACCCGACGCTCGTGACGGTGGCCGTATCCATGGGCGCGAGCCGCACGCAAGTCAGCCGCAAAGTACTGCTCCCCGCGGTGCTGCCCTCGGTGCTGACCGCGATGCGGGTGGCCGTGGTCTTCGCCATGCTGGGTGCGCTCCTGGCGGAGATGCTGGCCGGCAACCGCGGCATGGGCTTCCAGATGCAGCGCATGGCGCTGGCGTTCAGGGCGCCGGAGCTCTTCGCGGCCACGGCGATCGTCTCGGCCTTGTCCATCTCGGTCGTGCTGTTTCTCGAACATCTGAACCAGCGCTTGGGGCGCTGGCGCTAGAATGTCCCTTCTTTAAGAGGAACTGCGGCGCTCCAGCGACCTGCGGGCCTACGCGGCCCTGGGGGTGGCGCAATGGAATTGGATACCTAGTACGACCTGCGAATCCGGCAGCTCTTCGATCTCACCGGCCGGATCAACGATCTGCTCGACGAGGTCAAGGGCTCCTGTGAGGGCGCCGCCCCGGCTCCGGCCCCCTCGGGTCCGTGAGCCGTTCGACCTCACCGATCGCGGCTTAACGGAAGCGCGCGCGCCTACCTCTATGCGACACTACGAATCATGAGCGGCTCGCCTAGCTCGAGGTGGGCTGCCGGGCGGAGGTGCAGACGCCGTGACCTCACCTAGCAGCCTGTCGGGTGTATTATCTGACGGGATATGCTGCACGATCCCGTAGCGTTCGCGGTGTTAGGCTGGTCGGCCTATCCAGTGGCCGAATGAGGCAACCGAGTGATTGAGTGATGGACCGACGGGCGTTTCTTGCTGGCACCGTGGCGCTTCTCGCCGCGCCCCTCGGCGCGCACGCGCAGCAGTTGGCGAAGCTGCCGACCATCGGGTTCTTGGGCGCGAGCACACCGTCAGGTATGAGTCGTTGGGTTGCCGCATTCTTGGACCGACTTCACGAACTAGGTTGGACTGAAGGTCGTAACGTCACGATCGAGTATCGGTGGGCGGAGGGACGCACCGAGCGCTCCGCCGAGATCGTCGCCGAGTTTGTCCGACTCAAGGTCAACGTCATTGTCACGTATGGTACCGCGGCAGTCCTGGTGGCAAAGCAGGCGACATCGGTTATACCGATTGTCTTCGCAGCTGCAGCGGACCCGGTTGGCAACTCTCTCGTCTCAAGTCTGGCGCGACCAGGCGGCAATGTTACCGGCATCTCGCTTCAGCAGACCGATACCACCGGGAAACGATTCCAACTTCTGCGTGACCTTGTACCTAATCTCCGTCGGTTGGCGATCATCGCCCATGTCGCAAGTGCCGGCGCCATGCTCGAAATGCGCAATTTGCAAGCGCTAGCCGGCACGCTGGGTCTAGAGGCGTCCGCCCTCGAAATTCGGCGACCTGAGGACATAGCGCCGGCTGTCGAGGCGCTCAAGGGCCGGGCGGAAGCTCTTTTTGTCGTCGTGGACCCATTGTTGTTCGCCAATCGGAGGCAGATCCACACTTTGGCGCTGGGGGCGCAACTTCTGACAATTTGTAATTACCGGGAGTTCACCGAAGAGGGATGCCTGATGTCCTATGGACCCAACTACCCGGACTTGTGGCGCCGCGCCGCTGACTTTGTCGACAAAATTCTGCGCGGGACGAAGCCGAACGAAATCCCTGTCGAGCAGCCGACCAGATTTGATTTGGTTGTAAACCTGAGCACGGCGAAGGCGCTTCGCCTCACGATTCCGCAGTCGTTTTTGCTGCGAGTGGATCACTTCATTGAGTGATCATTGACCTTCAATGGCGCTCACATTTTGCGAACCCTAACTGGGGAATACAACCGACGACCTTCGGTCACGGCTGATGTCGGACTCTGGTATGACTTCCACTATCAAGAGCCACGATGACCCCAGAACCGCGCGTGCCGGTGGCTTCTGGTTTCGTGGTGGATGCTCGAGCTGTGCCAAGGCAAGAGCCTGAGCCTCGGCGGGCCATGACTGAGAATGGGCTTTGCTCAGAAAATCTCCCCCTAAAGGAGACCCAACCATGACGACGAGGCGGAACTTCCTCAAGACGGCGGCGGCGGGAGTGGCGGCAGCCGCGGTGGCGCGGACCTCGGCTGCGGGAGCCCAGCCGCTGACGCCGGTCAAGATCGGCGCGGTCGTGCTCGGCGACTTCGGAGTCGTGACGCCGACCCTGGTCGGGATCGAGAAGGGCTACTTCAAGCAGAACGGTCTCGACGCCGAGCTGATCCCCTTCAAGGGCGGCCCCGACCTGCTCAAGGGCGTGCTCTCCGGCTCGGCCGACATCGGGATCACTGGGGCGACGGACCCGCTCGTCTTCCGCGAGCGCGGGGCGCCGATCCGGGCGCTGGCCACGATCGTCGAGAAGAATCACTTCACGCTCACGGTCGTGCCCAAGGTGAAGCGCCTCGAGGATCTCAAGGGCGGCACCATCGGCTGCACCGCCGTCGGCTCCACCACGTGGGTCTTCGCCCGCATGCTGGCCAAGAAGATGAACTGGGACCCCGAGAAAGACGTGCGCATCATCGGCGTCGGCGGCCTCGACGCGCAGATGGCGGGGCTCAAGCGCGGCGAGCTCCAGGGCAGCATTTTTGGCGACGCGGGCGTGGTCCTCGAGGCTGAGGGCGCCGGGCACATCCTGATGCGGCTCGACGAGCTGACCCCCCAGTGGATCAGCCTCGTCGCCTACTCGACCGACGACATCATCAAGGCCAAGCGCGACGTGCTCACCCGGGCGCTCAAGAGCATCTTCCAGGGCGCCCGCTTCTGCCGCGACAACGCCGGCGAGAGCATCAAGATCGCCTCCAAGGCCATCGGCTGGCCCGAGGCCCCGACCAAGCGCGCCTACGAGCTCATCCGCCCGCTGCTGTCGACGGATGGGCGCATGGACCTCGACGCGATGAAGTTCATGCAGGACACCCTTCTGGAGCTGGGCGTCCTCAAGACGCGGCTGCCGCTCAGCGACATGTACACGCCCGAGTTCACACCGGTGAAGCTCTAACCCGGCCCGCAGCTACGGTTTCAGCATTACTTTGATTGCGCGGTCTTCCTTCTTGTCGAAGATCGCGTAGCCCTTCGGCCCGTCCGCGAGCGGCAGGGTGTGGGTGATGATGCGCGTCGGCTGGAGCTTGCCCGTCTGGATGAGCGGCATCAGCGGCAGGATGAAGTTGCGCGCGTTGCAGATGCCCATCTTGAGCGTCAGGTCCTTGAAGAACGCGTCGCGCACCGGGAAGCCGATCGAGTTCTCGACGTAGACGCCCACCGACGAGACCGTGCCACCCGGCCGCACCGCCTGGATGGCCTGGCCGAAGGGCACCTCGTGGCCGACGCACTCGAGGACCGCGTCGGGGCCGCGCCCGCCGGTGAGCCGCCGCAGCTCGGCGACCGGCTCGACCTTGTCGAGGTCCACCGGAATGCCGCCCATCTCCTCCGCGAGCTTCAGGCGATAGTCCACGCGGTCCACGACGTACACGCGCGACGGGCCGAAGAGCTGCGCCGACTGCAGGGCGAGGAGCCCCACCGGCCCCGCGCCGAACAGCGCGACCGTGTCGCCGGGGCGGATGCCCGCGTTCTCGGCGCAGAAGTAGCCGGTCGAGAGGATGTCGCCCAGGAAGAAGACCTGCTCGTCGGTCATGCCGGCGGGCACCTTCTCGCACATGTGATCGGCGAAGGGGACGCGGATCCATTCGGCCTGGCCGCCCGGGTACTGCTTGCCGAAGCGCCCGCCGAAGACCGCGCGCCCCGTGGTCGTGCACTGGGTCGGCAGGCGCATCCGGCACCAGTCGCAGGAGCCGCAGGAGATCGAGAAGGGCGCGATGATCCTGTCGCCCTTCTTGACGCGCGTGACCCCCGCGCCCACCTCCTCCACCACTCCCATGAACTCGTGCCCCATGACCGAGCCCGATTCGACGAGCGGCGGCCCGCCGGGAGCGGCGCCCCGGCCGTGGTAGGGGTGCAGGTCCGAGCCGCAGACCGCGCTCGTCGTGATCCGCACCACGACGTCGGTCGCCTCCATGATCTTCGGGTCGGCCACCGATTCGACCCGCACATCGCCGGTCCCGTGGAACGTGATCGCCTTCATCGGATCGCCACCCTCCGTCGCTCAGTTTCGTATTGGACCAGCGCGGCGCCGCCGCGCACGGTCGACTGCTTGCTCTGCGGCACGATCTCGACGCGAGTCGACTCGAGCGCTCGCGCGAAGGCGTAGCGCTGGAGCTGCGTGTGAATGCGGAGCTCGAGCGGCTTGAGCGACTCCGCCACCCCGCCCGTGACGATGAGGCGCTCCGGGTTGAGGCCGTTGACGATCACCGCGAGCCCGGCGCCGAGCGCGCGGCAGACCTCGGTGACCACCTCCTGGCAGGTCGGGTTGCCCTCATCGGCCATGCGGAACACGTCGGCGGCGAAGACATTGCGTTTAAGACGCTCTGTTCCCATGAGCCCGATGTCCGTGCCCGAGACGTACGTCTTGAGGCAGCCCTGCCCGCCACAGATGCAGGGGCGTCCGTCGAAGTTGATCGGCACGTGACCGAGCTCGCCGCCGAAGCCGCCCTGCCCGCGCACGAGCCGCCCGTCCTGGATGATGCCGCCGCCCACACCGGTGCCGATCGCGAGCACGACGAGAAAGCGGGCGCCCCGTCCCGCGCCGAACATCCACTCTCCGAGCGCCAGCACGTTGACGTCATTGTCCACGTAGACGGGGATCCCGGTTTCGGCCGCGACCGTCGCCGCGAGCGGCGCGCCCGCCAGCTCCGGCACGTAGTGGACGTTCTGGCCGATGACGCCGCGCTCGGCGTCCACGGTGCCCGGCACGCCAATGCCGACACCCTCGACGATCACGCCGAAGGCGCGCGCCGTCAGGTGCATCCGCTGGATCACGTCGAGGATGGTCGCGACCGCGGTGCCGGGGCCGCGCTTGTGGGTCGGGTCCTGCGCCTGGGCCAGCACCTCGCCGTCGGAGGTGACGAGCCCGGCCGCAACCACCGAGCCGCCAAGGTCCACACCGATGAGACCCCGCTTCGGCATCAGCAGTTCCCGAAGTGGGCGAGGCGGATCCTGTTGTCCTTCGCCGCCTGCCTGGCTGCCGGGTCCGTCAAGCCCGCGAGCTCGGTCTCGCGCTGGCGTCCGTAGCGGCTGTAGGCGAGCTCATCGTCGAAGTAGCCCGGGTGGGTCATGAACTCCGAAAGGCCCGCGGGGAGCGCGGCCAGCTGCTCCAGGACCCGCTCGCGCGACCAGTAGGCCTGCGCGCCGGACTCGCCCATGAAGTGGTCCGGCGTCCTGAGACCAAGAGACCTCGCGGCTCGGCGCACCTCCGCGTCCTGGCTTCTCACGGGCACGCGGAGCGCCCGGGCGAAGTCGAGCACCACCCCCAAGACGGGCTCGAGCCGCCCGACGTGGTGGTGGGTGTCGAGGTGGGTCGGGAAGCGTCCCATGATCCCCCTGAAGACATCGATCTGGGTGCCAAGCTCGATGCGCGCCTCGTCGAGCTTGGCCCGCGCCGCGGCCTCGCGCGCGTCGCGGACGAACCGGCCCTCGGCGTCCACGAGCGAGGGCACGCGCTTGGGATCGGCGACGGGCGTCCCGAGTGTCAGGTTGAGGTGCACGCCGACGCCGAGGGCCGAGGCCTTGAGCTCCTCCACCTGTGCAGGCGGGATGGCGCGGTTCACGAGAACGGTGGTGCTCGTGACGATGCCGTTCCGGTGGCCCTCGAGGATGCCGCGGCTCACACCGGCCGTGAGGCCGAAGTCGTCGGCGTTCACGATCAGGACCTTTGGTTCCGCGGCTGGGGCTCCCGCGGCCGGCGTGCCCGCGGCTGGCGTGCCCGCGGCTGGCCTTGAGGTCATCGGGGCCTCGTTCCCTGGACCACGAGACGCTCAACCGTGGCGGGCATGCCGGCCGCCCGCAGGGCCCCTTCCGTGTCGAGGCCGCGGATGTGCTCGAGCCGCTCGTAGCCGATCCGCGGAAAGCCGTGCGACTCGCGGGCGAGGATGGACGGCTCGAGTCCAGCCGCCTCCAGCCGCGCGCAGGCGCCCTTGGGCCCGAGGAAGCCGAATAGGGTGAAGATGAGCCGGCCGCCGGGCTGGAGGTGCGCATGCGCGCCGGCGATCACCCGGTCGAGAAGCTCCCAGCCGTCCACGCCGCCATTGTCGGCGGCCGCGCTTGGGTCGTCGCGCTCGCGCCCCGGCGGCGTCGGCATCTGGGGCGGGCTCGTGCAGATGAGATCGAAAGCCTGCCCGCGGGCGGGCTCGAAGCAGTCGCCGAGACGCACCTCAAGCCGGTCGGCGACGCCGTTCAGGAGCGCGTTGGCCCTGGCGCACTCGACCGCCGCCGGCACCACGTCGGTGGCGAGGACGCGGCAGCCCTCGCGCGCGGCCAGCACCGCGGCGAGCCCGACACCGGTGCCGATCTCGAGCACGGTCTCGCCGGAGCGGAACTCGAGATGGCGGCAGAAGAGGAGCGAGCCGGCCTTGGGAGGCTGGACGCCGTCGGCGACGCGGAACGCGCAGCCGCGGTAGAGGAAGAGGAGCAGGCCCCCGTCGGCCGTCACGGCTTCCCCATCACCCTCCGGAAGTAGAGGCGGAGGGCTTCCTTGAGCTGGGCGCGGGCGCCGGGCTGCGTCTGGGCGTCCTCGAGGAGCTCGAGCTCGATCTGGAGCGGCACGCCTTCCTTCTTGACGCCGTCGAGCTCGGCCGTCAGCCCGCAGCGCTCGTCGGACTCGGTGAACACGATCTTGGCGCGCGTGAAGCTCTTGTCGTCCTGGGCGATCTGCTCGATCGTCTCGGTCAGGAGGCGCGTGATCGCGTCCTGGTCCGGGCCCATGACGGTGGAGAACCCCGTAGTCAGGCGGATCTCGGCCATTCAGCTGCCCGGCTCGTAGACCTTGAGGATGTCGGCATGCGTCTTGGCGGCATTGGCGCGGATGGCGAAGCTGATCGCCTCGCGCACCTCGTCCTCGCTCGCTCCCGCGGCCCTGGCGCCCGCCAGGTCACGCTTGGCTCAGTGGGTGTTGCCGGCGGCCAGGTTCGCCGCGAGGTAGCACAGGTACGCCGTCTTGGCGTCGAGCGCCCCCTTCTTGTACTTCCACGACGCGATCACTTTCTCTTCCATGCGCGTGCTCCTTTCAGATGCCCGCGGCCGCGGCGTCGTGGAAAGGGTCGAGGCCCGCCTCGAGACCCTTCTTCGTGACGCGGATGGCGACGGGACGCGAGAAGTAGAGCGTGCCGGGGTCCGTGCGCTTGGGCACCACCGTATGCCCCATGCGCCCGAGGGCCTTCAAAGACGCCTCACCGACGCGGTCGTCCACCCAGAGGTCGCCGCCTTCCGTGTGCAGACGCGGCGCCTCGATGGCCGCCTGCGGCGAGTCGCCCAGGTCCACCATGTTCGAGATCACCTGCGGGATGGCCGAGACGATCTTGCGCCCGCCCGGCGCTCCCACTGCGAGATAGGGCTCGCCCTTCCTGAAGCCCAGCGCCGGCACCATGTTGACCAGCGGCCGCTTGCCAGGGCCAACGGAGTTGACGCGCCCCGGCTGGGGATCGAACCAGATCATGCCGTTCTGGAGCAGGATGCCCGTGTCCGGCACGACCATTCGCGAGCCCCACAGCGACACGGCCGTGTTGGTGAGGGAGACCATGTTGCGCTGCCGGTCCACGGCGCAGAGGTGCGTGGTGCAGTCGGCGGCGCGCCCGCCCAGCTCGTACCGCCACGGGTCGGGCGCCGGGCGCGCGCTGCGCGGCCCGTTGGGCTTGAGGCCCGAGGCCGCCTTCGCCGCGTACTCGCGCGAGACGAGCCCCTCCCACGGCGCCTTGACGCGCTCGGCGTCGCCCAGGTGCTCGAGCCTGTCGAGGAAGGCGCGGCCCACTGCCTCCGCGCGAAGGTGCAGCCCCGTCGCCGTCTTCCACGTCGTGCGCGCCTTCGGGAACTGGGCGAGGATGTTCAGCGTCTCGAGCGCCGTGATGCCACCCGTCGCGCCGGGCGAGAACGCCAGCTCGAGACCGCGGTACTCGCCCATCAGCGCGGGCAGCACCCGGGGGGCGTAGCGCGCGAGATCGTCCTTGGTGAGCATGCCTCCCTTGACCCACATCTCCTCGTGGATGGCCTGCGCGATGGCGCCCGTGTAGAAGACCGCGGGGCCGTCCTTGGCGAGAAGTCTGAGGCTCCGGGCGAGGTCGGGCTGGCGGAAGACTTCGCCGTCGCCGAGGGCCGGCGTCCGGTAGATATAGTGCCCGTCCCGGAGGTAGTTCTTGGCCGTCGCGGGAAAGGCCGCCAGCTCCTGGCAGAAGATGGCCGTCGTCAGCGCCACGTACCAGTCCGGCACGAAGCCGTCTTCGGCGAGCGTAATCGCGGGCTGAAGGACGTCG
Coding sequences:
- a CDS encoding LysE family transporter, with protein sequence MRVAHVFTHNPAWATIFALTVTNPTTILSFAAIFAGLGLGGGAGGYGPATLMVAGVFLGSAFWWLLLSTGVGFLRSAITPAHLRWVNRGAAVIITAFGLGALLSLLA
- a CDS encoding ABC transporter ATP-binding protein codes for the protein MTAAAPIAIEGVGKRYVTPSGPIPAVDGVSLTVRPREFVSLLGPSGCGKSTVLAMIGGLVRPDSGSILIDGEPVTGPNPKKVALVFQDPGLFPWRTALDNVGFGLELLGVPSARRREIALGLLEPMGLKGFEAKYPRELSGGMRQRVAIARALALDTPILLMDEPFGALDEQTRLLMGEWLVGVRRRTARTIVFVTHSLHEAIALSDRIAVMTARPGSIKDVIEVPLPYPRALDGPEAVALHAKLWAQVREESLRAMDGQR
- a CDS encoding ABC transporter permease subunit, producing MRVWLWRAAVLLAALAVWEAAARMLNPILYVGPSRLPGALGRVLATRDLPPLAGHVWLTLGEIAAAYALAVAGGLWVGFLLGLRKTLGRIYEPLLAALYAVPSVVWYPSLMLFFGLGPASKIAFGVLLGFFPVTLSVLAGIRQVPATLVTVAQSMGAGPWTLFRKVMLPAMASTMVGGLRTGLALSVVGVLVGELIGARAGLGYVINYAYGLMMTAEYAALVVLVAAAVLLLDGVGSLIEGRVKRWAG
- a CDS encoding ABC transporter permease; translation: MKVLACQALSATVALFAWEAAVRWGVVDPLFVPAPSAVLRVFVATAADTLPRLGDTLVKTLLGYALAVGVGVPAGLLLGSRPTAHAVAMPYVVALYGIPKILILPWIALIFGIGLSTAALSAAVFAIFPVVVLVAAGTRDVDPTLVTVAVSMGASRTQVSRKVLLPAVLPSVLTAMRVAVVFAMLGALLAEMLAGNRGMGFQMQRMALAFRAPELFAATAIVSALSISVVLFLEHLNQRLGRWR
- a CDS encoding ABC transporter substrate-binding protein, coding for MDRRAFLAGTVALLAAPLGAHAQQLAKLPTIGFLGASTPSGMSRWVAAFLDRLHELGWTEGRNVTIEYRWAEGRTERSAEIVAEFVRLKVNVIVTYGTAAVLVAKQATSVIPIVFAAAADPVGNSLVSSLARPGGNVTGISLQQTDTTGKRFQLLRDLVPNLRRLAIIAHVASAGAMLEMRNLQALAGTLGLEASALEIRRPEDIAPAVEALKGRAEALFVVVDPLLFANRRQIHTLALGAQLLTICNYREFTEEGCLMSYGPNYPDLWRRAADFVDKILRGTKPNEIPVEQPTRFDLVVNLSTAKALRLTIPQSFLLRVDHFIE
- a CDS encoding ABC transporter substrate-binding protein translates to MTTRRNFLKTAAAGVAAAAVARTSAAGAQPLTPVKIGAVVLGDFGVVTPTLVGIEKGYFKQNGLDAELIPFKGGPDLLKGVLSGSADIGITGATDPLVFRERGAPIRALATIVEKNHFTLTVVPKVKRLEDLKGGTIGCTAVGSTTWVFARMLAKKMNWDPEKDVRIIGVGGLDAQMAGLKRGELQGSIFGDAGVVLEAEGAGHILMRLDELTPQWISLVAYSTDDIIKAKRDVLTRALKSIFQGARFCRDNAGESIKIASKAIGWPEAPTKRAYELIRPLLSTDGRMDLDAMKFMQDTLLELGVLKTRLPLSDMYTPEFTPVKL
- a CDS encoding alcohol dehydrogenase catalytic domain-containing protein encodes the protein MKAITFHGTGDVRVESVADPKIMEATDVVVRITTSAVCGSDLHPYHGRGAAPGGPPLVESGSVMGHEFMGVVEEVGAGVTRVKKGDRIIAPFSISCGSCDWCRMRLPTQCTTTGRAVFGGRFGKQYPGGQAEWIRVPFADHMCEKVPAGMTDEQVFFLGDILSTGYFCAENAGIRPGDTVALFGAGPVGLLALQSAQLFGPSRVYVVDRVDYRLKLAEEMGGIPVDLDKVEPVAELRRLTGGRGPDAVLECVGHEVPFGQAIQAVRPGGTVSSVGVYVENSIGFPVRDAFFKDLTLKMGICNARNFILPLMPLIQTGKLQPTRIITHTLPLADGPKGYAIFDKKEDRAIKVMLKP
- a CDS encoding ROK family protein, encoding MPKRGLIGVDLGGSVVAAGLVTSDGEVLAQAQDPTHKRGPGTAVATILDVIQRMHLTARAFGVIVEGVGIGVPGTVDAERGVIGQNVHYVPELAGAPLAATVAAETGIPVYVDNDVNVLALGEWMFGAGRGARFLVVLAIGTGVGGGIIQDGRLVRGQGGFGGELGHVPINFDGRPCICGGQGCLKTYVSGTDIGLMGTERLKRNVFAADVFRMADEGNPTCQEVVTEVCRALGAGLAVIVNGLNPERLIVTGGVAESLKPLELRIHTQLQRYAFARALESTRVEIVPQSKQSTVRGGAALVQYETERRRVAIR
- a CDS encoding ChbG/HpnK family deacetylase, with the translated sequence MTSRPAAGTPAAGTPAAGAPAAEPKVLIVNADDFGLTAGVSRGILEGHRNGIVTSTTVLVNRAIPPAQVEELKASALGVGVHLNLTLGTPVADPKRVPSLVDAEGRFVRDAREAAARAKLDEARIELGTQIDVFRGIMGRFPTHLDTHHHVGRLEPVLGVVLDFARALRVPVRSQDAEVRRAARSLGLRTPDHFMGESGAQAYWSRERVLEQLAALPAGLSEFMTHPGYFDDELAYSRYGRQRETELAGLTDPAARQAAKDNRIRLAHFGNC
- a CDS encoding HemK2/MTQ2 family protein methyltransferase, with translation MTADGGLLLFLYRGCAFRVADGVQPPKAGSLLFCRHLEFRSGETVLEIGTGVGLAAVLAAREGCRVLATDVVPAAVECARANALLNGVADRLEVRLGDCFEPARGQAFDLICTSPPQMPTPPGRERDDPSAAADNGGVDGWELLDRVIAGAHAHLQPGGRLIFTLFGFLGPKGACARLEAAGLEPSILARESHGFPRIGYERLEHIRGLDTEGALRAAGMPATVERLVVQGTRPR
- the ggt gene encoding gamma-glutamyltransferase, coding for MIRSTLSATKRTPLALRGMVVAEHPLGAEVGAGILKRGGNAVDAAVATAFAMPVVEPFMSSLAGGGTMLVHLAKRGETLCVDFNVEAPAAAYETCFELGEGVSTGLFPWRCVVDDANVFGPRSVAVPGSVAGLTLALERWGTMDLADVLQPAITLAEDGFVPDWYVALTTAIFCQELAAFPATAKNYLRDGHYIYRTPALGDGEVFRQPDLARSLRLLAKDGPAVFYTGAIAQAIHEEMWVKGGMLTKDDLARYAPRVLPALMGEYRGLELAFSPGATGGITALETLNILAQFPKARTTWKTATGLHLRAEAVGRAFLDRLEHLGDAERVKAPWEGLVSREYAAKAASGLKPNGPRSARPAPDPWRYELGGRAADCTTHLCAVDRQRNMVSLTNTAVSLWGSRMVVPDTGILLQNGMIWFDPQPGRVNSVGPGKRPLVNMVPALGFRKGEPYLAVGAPGGRKIVSAIPQVISNMVDLGDSPQAAIEAPRLHTEGGDLWVDDRVGEASLKALGRMGHTVVPKRTDPGTLYFSRPVAIRVTKKGLEAGLDPFHDAAAAGI